A region of Allocoleopsis franciscana PCC 7113 DNA encodes the following proteins:
- the grxC gene encoding glutaredoxin 3, which yields MEANVEIYTWSRCPFCIRAKALLKQKGVNFTEYCIDGDEVARAKMAVRANGRRSLPQIFINDQHIGGCDDIYDLEFQGKLDLLLKGDAAAS from the coding sequence ATGGAAGCGAACGTGGAAATCTACACTTGGAGCCGTTGCCCCTTCTGCATCCGTGCTAAGGCTTTATTAAAGCAAAAAGGCGTGAATTTCACCGAATATTGCATTGATGGGGATGAGGTGGCACGCGCCAAAATGGCTGTGCGAGCCAATGGACGCCGTTCGTTGCCGCAAATTTTCATTAATGACCAACACATCGGCGGTTGTGATGATATTTACGATTTGGAATTTCAAGGTAAATTAGACCTCCTGTTAAAGGGAGACGCTGCCGCTAGCTGA